One Populus nigra chromosome 16, ddPopNigr1.1, whole genome shotgun sequence genomic window, GGACTTTTACTTCAGTCACAATTTATTTTGGGGTAAGTTCTAGGTCATCGATATACCTcctctcaagtttttttaaagtgcCTAATTGTCTCGTTTTTTCCTATGTCTGTTATTTGCTTAACGATGATCTCATTTCTGTAGCTTGGTTCCTTACTCTCCATACGAGGTTGCTATCAATATCACAAAAGAGCTGGTGATAAGAGGGTTGATAATGTAGAGGCAGATCCAGAGCAAGGAACTTGTGTATCTCCATCAGTTGGACAGAGTTCTAACACTTCCATGGCAATGAAAAGCTCAAACTCCCACGAAAGACTTGATGTTCGCCAACCTGCAGGGAAATTGGCTTTCATctttcaaatcatttttcagGTAACTTGTCTGAAAATCAAATTTGGCCAAATTTATTGTGCTTTTATATCTTATTCAAATGAGGAAGTTTGAAGGCAACTAGCTTATTTTCATTCGGAACCTCTAAAGAGCACCTTTCATTGTCCAGGATTAGAACATAGAGTGTCTGCTTGCGTTGGCGCAGTAACTTCTAGGTTTAAATATGCATGTACTTTAGTTTATTGTGGCATGaaagttcaattttcaatccCATAATGATAACGAGTAGTTCCCTGTGAGGACGGGGCCTCAACTTTTCATttgttaatgataaattaagAGTTCCACACCAAGGCATACGAGCTGAAAAGCAGGGTCATTACTCATTTACCAAGGGACTACTCTTTCTTAACATTCATATTTGATTTTGGAAAGTTCAGTTAGGACCCAGATGAGGAAAGACAGTGCATCAAGGAGATACAAAACTGTGCTTTTCTGCATTTTCCCTTTTAATTCGTATATATCATTGATTATATGGATTCATTTATTTGCATATGGTAAGTTGTTGACAATTATTTTTCGTGATTTCAGATGAATGCTGGGGCTGTTATGCTCACAGACTCTGTCTTTTGGTTCATCCTTGTCCCGTTTCTTGCAATCAAAGATTACCACCTAAATGCTGTAAGCTATCATCACTGCTCCAATTTGTGTTAATTTTGGAAGTAAAACCATATACTACTCTTAGATATGAAGGTCACGCACACTCTCATATCGGCATCTCAGTAGAAAAAGATGAACAGCAATCCAATATTTAGTTactaattttcttgttttcttggttttctaaACAATacattgttcttttttattgacaGTTGATCATCGGCATACACTCGCTCAATGCTGTTTTCCTACTTGGTGATACTGCTTTAAATTCGTTGGTAAGCTGTCCTGGCTTGAACCACAAATCATTTCCAGCTCTTTCAATGAAATTATTCACAAAGTCTAGCTTGTTATTTCTTTCAGAGGTTTCCTTGGTTCCGGATCGCATATTGCTTCGCGTGGACAATAGTATATGTCCTATTCCAGTGGATTGTCCATGCCGCTTTCAGACTTTGGTAAAATCATTTCCTGTTCTCTTTCTatgatgaaatcaaatttaTCATTGTTTTCTAACAGTAGAATTCTGTTATTGTCTAAACAGGTGGCCATATCCATTCCTTGACTTGTCATCTCCGTATGCTCCTTTATGGTATTGACCCTTGAGCATTGAACCCTTTAATTCTGCTACAAGTTATgttcaaactgaaaaaatttaGCACAGAACGATAACAACACACCGCTTAAACCTGTGATATAACTTTGCAATCGGCTTTCTGTCAATAATCATGTCTATTAAGCATTTATATCCAGTGTCTACACTCTAAAGAAGTAAATACTAATGCATTTCTCTTCtctgaaattgaaatatttgCAGGTACTTCTCGGTAGCAGTAATGCACATCCCCTGCTATTGTGTTTTCGCTTTTATTGTAAAGCTGAAACGCACAGTGTTTTCAAGATGGTTCCCAGACTCCTATCAAAGTCTGAGGTAGCTGGACTCGGAAACTTGGAGAGCCAACACAGTTTCTAAGAAAATGTGAATTTCAGTGTAGAAAGTTGTGGTAGCAGAATAGAAATGAACAGAAGACCGCCGGTAGACATCCTTGCCTTGACTAATCAGTCAGTTAGTAAGTTTtggaagattaaaaaaaatggtcaaaCAAGACAGCGATATTCTTAATTTGTATAGCCATTGTTAGAGGAATGGTAGTTGTAACTACATAGTGATACTGGGAGAAATTAGACGAGAAATTCTTTCTCTCATCTATTCTttcaattctattattttttcaatgatttccttaatttaatttaatttaatttaacctatTCTATCTCCTtgttagattttaatattttaccaaCTTGGAAAAGTTCTAACCAGGGTTTACAGTAGCCACAATTATAGCAATGTAAGGGTGGGATAGGGGAAGGAAATTAGagagtgtttgatattgtgatagtggttgtgatttaaaatgttttttgtttaaaaatacattgaaataatattttttttattttttaaatattatttttaacattagcacatgatctaaaaatataaaataataataattttaattgaaaaaaattaatttttaatgaaatgcgGTTTGAATTGTGTTCCTAAACAAGACCTTAGTAAACTGATCCACCACCAACAATATAACTTCTTTCCCTTTTGATTTGGGTAATTCCTACACAAAGTCCATgcttaatatcaacaaaaaaatccttgaattgagagaggttgtaatagACCAGGAGTTAGAACATATGCACCCTTATTCTTTGACAAGTATGGCATTCCTTCACTTACTACCTtgcatgtttttattatttgattaaactGCCATAAAGCTTAGGATCATTACATAACATcaattttccctttttatttagGTGCCCATTCACTCATATGTAATTAGAGTGTGagttaggaattttttttagaatggatataatttcttataaaattttgTCATTGTTCTAGGATGTTTTGATCTCTTCAAACATATTAGTTGAGATAATAAACATTGTTAGGAAAATATCTTATCACTAGAACACCTAGATAGGGCATTAACATCAcgttttctttttgtcttttgtaTTCAATACCATAATCAAAGCCCAAAAGTCTAGCTAGCTATATATTTTCTAGGAGGTATTTGAGGCAATATTATTTatcctaattttaaaaatcttccCTAAAGATAATGCTTCTATTCGGCCATAACATACAAGATTGTTGTCATTTCTCTTTTATAAGTTGACAAGACTTGTTATCTTGCCCCAAAGATTTACTAATGTGTGTTATAGGATGCCCTTCCTACATTAGAACTGCATCAATACCAACTCATAAAACATCTATTTCAATCATAAAGAATTTGGTCAAATCATGTAAAGCTAAATTGGAGGTTcagttatggttttttttaggcATCTGAAATCCAGCTGATTCTTCATTCCAAATAAATGCATCTTTCTTCGATGGTTGAGTTAGAGCTTTACTAATTGACTCATAACCTTTGACAAATCATTTGTAGTAGCCTATTAAGCCTAGAAACCAACTTAATTGCTTGACACTATTGGGTTCAAGTCAATCAATAACAACCTGATTCTTTTTAGAATTAGTGGATACTTCTTCCTGAGATATTACATGACTCAAGTATTCCACTTGGTGACTGCCAAACACATATTTACTATCCTTAGCAACTAGTTGATGTAGCTTTAACAACTCAAACATTATTTGCAAGCTTCCTAAGTGTTTTGTCATTGAATGACTATAGATTAAAATCTCGTCGAAGAACACTAGTATAAATTTCcttaaattatttctaaatatttcaTTCATCAAACTTTAGAAGGTGGTAGAGGCGTTAGTTAACCCAAATGACATTATCAATAATTCATAGTATCcattatgagtttgaaaagaAGTTTTAAACACATCCTAAGGTGTCATCCTAATCTGGTGGTAACTAAACCTGAAACCCACATTtgaaaacacaatttcaccCGTCAATTCCTCTAGCAATTCATCTACCAAGGGTATTGAACACTTATCTTTAATTGTAAGTTTATTGATAACTCTATAATCTACATAAAGTCTCCAATAACCATCCTTCTTCTTAACCATTACAACTGGAGAAGCAAAAGGGATATTGCTCTATTGAATGGTACCTGACTCTATCATTTCTTCCattattgttttctaaaatgTCTTTTTACACCCTCAAAGCATTTATAGGGTTTGAGGTTAACTCATCGAGccttcttttttaaagaaatagtGTGGTCATGGGTTCTGATAGGGTTTGAGTTACTTCTAGAAACTCCTTTTAAAGCCAAATTTCCTTCCACATTACTTGATAATGAAGTTAACATAGACCATATAAAGTTATCATTGTCCTTCATTATCCCAGGCTGCAGAAGTTTATATCTACCAATTATGAGGAACATGGTAAATTCAATGGTTTGTAACTTGGTAAATTCAATACCTCTCAACGGTACATCTTAACCTTGCCATTTCAAAGACAtccattgttttttataattagacaCAATATTGTCTAAGGTAGCCAACCACCGAATGCCCAATACCaagttataattatttaaatccaTAATGAACACATCAGCTATGAAATTAATAACCTCTTACATCCTCCATTTAAAGTCTTAACATATGGTTATACAAGTCATAGTTCTACCATTGGTTGTTTCCACTATTAGAACTTTAATTAAAGCTATATTGCATTGAAGTTTGGTTGCTGATTCTATGTTGATAAAATTATGGGTACTGCTAGAATCTATCAATATGAATAGAGTGTTCATTAGCCTTATCAGTCACTCTCAATGTATGGAAATCTAGTGTACCCtttaatgcattgaaatatatacGAGGATAGATTGATCCATACTCAATTTTATTTCCTTCACCACCTATTTCTTTATTATCCTCTTCATCTTTCATAATGCATAATGAATGCAACATTTTGTTCTTGCATTTATGACTTAGTACAAACCTCtcattatattagaaaaatattcatttagcTCTTTTTTCCTCGAGTTCTCAAGTTCTTTATGATTTGGTAGGTTGTAGGGTTGAATTGTACATTGATATATAAAGTAGGCTATTTTAAGGTGGTTTTGAGTTATTGGTGTTTAAAGAAAATGTATTTCTAGGATATGTTTATAGTGCATGGGTTTTGACTTGAGCAATTTAAGTAATGTCATGGGTAGAGTATTAGTGGTGTTGTTGATGTTTGGTCTTCTGTGGGCAAAGTATTATCTTGTAGAAAAGCAAGGTTGTAAGCCTGCTTTACAGTGTTGGGTTCAAACATCTTGACCGGATTCTTTATTTCTACCTCCAAACCTCTTATGAAATACATCATAGCTTGTCTTTTACTGATTTTTATCTTGTTCCACAGTATATTGAAATCTTAAATGTATGTTTTTATGCAATCAATTTGCCTAAAATCCTCTAATGGATCATTTTGTCCTTAAAAATTAGCACACAAAACTTCAACATACTCATTCCAACTTACCTTTAGACCTCTCAAACttcttgtattgttttgatgctagtatagagcaATATCATCCAAATATAAAGCCAACTTGAGTTTCTCTTAATCATCTATCTTTTCCGtatcaaaatattatcttttccGTATCAAAATATTATCGCATTTATATAACCTTGTGCACATCTTCACCATAAAGTAGGGAAAATCACGTTTAGGTCTATGAGTCCTGTGATGTAGCTACCCTTCTTCACAAGTTTCGCATGTTTTAGCAGCATAATCATCCTTAGCTGTGAATTTATCTCTGTCAGCACTAGTCTCACCAGCTGTTTGTTGCAATGCCTATAGGATTGATGTTTGCTGGTAGGAAAAACCAGCAATGAGATCCTTCAACTCACCTAGTTTGATTTCATGACTAGACTTAGAATTTTCCAGTTTTTTATTACAAGAGTCTAGCATTTTTAACATCTGCTCACTTTTCCTCGTTTGTTCCCTATTATTTATAGTTTCTCTCGTTACTGGTTTGTAGAGATAGAGGGTGATGGTGCTGCTGCATTAAAGCAAGGTCCAacgaaaaaaaggaaaaaagtaaacagaaatcattatttCGATTCCATAAGTGGGTTAATAATCAATCATATGAATCGTGTTATATTTACAAAGAAtgaatcaacaagaaacaaaatccTCATCCAACCTCAAAAATTTTGATACAACAACATAGGCCACTTCCGCTAGTTCAGCCAACACCTCGAGGTGCCAGGCCGCTTTACAATAAAGACAATATACACAAGG contains:
- the LOC133675547 gene encoding uncharacterized protein LOC133675547 — encoded protein: MSFVTGSPKDTWQPVMTANTTIASYWLNWRFLLCAIWVLILMTIASILIWKNEHRCEVERDSGGNRQEAEAPFYDDETWRPCLKGIHPAWLLVFRLFAFFSLSVLLIISVFVDGGSIFYFYTQWTFTSVTIYFGLGSLLSIRGCYQYHKRAGDKRVDNVEADPEQGTCVSPSVGQSSNTSMAMKSSNSHERLDVRQPAGKLAFIFQIIFQMNAGAVMLTDSVFWFILVPFLAIKDYHLNALIIGIHSLNAVFLLGDTALNSLRFPWFRIAYCFAWTIVYVLFQWIVHAAFRLWWPYPFLDLSSPYAPLWYFSVAVMHIPCYCVFAFIVKLKRTVFSRWFPDSYQSLR